One window from the genome of Streptomyces cadmiisoli encodes:
- a CDS encoding LCP family protein, with translation MSADSTAEPDIPGGPESRGPRQSGKGRRRKPRGKGRKGLVVAAWTAAGVVVLGGTGLGYVYFKLNGNIDSVDIDQALGTRRPAKADDGSQNILVLGSDTRAGGNRELGGGADDGSARSDTAMIVHVHEGRKKASVVSIPRDTLIDRPACTDTDGTTHDAASNVMFNSAYSTGGAACAVKTVEALSGIRMDHYLEVDFRGFQKLIDELGGVTVTTTEDIRDPESHLDLEQGTHRLTGEQALGLVRTRHGVGDGSDLGRIQLQQAFLKALVEEVKHVGLFTGPKKLYNLADTATRAVTTDSELGSVNSLMSFASGLKGISASNMTMVTMPVQYDTADANRVVLDESKAELVWTALKNDRPIPKSATEGTATGEAEGVVRP, from the coding sequence ATGTCTGCCGACAGCACAGCGGAGCCCGACATACCGGGTGGACCGGAATCCCGCGGCCCGCGCCAGAGCGGCAAGGGCCGCCGCCGCAAACCGCGCGGCAAGGGCCGTAAGGGCCTGGTGGTCGCGGCCTGGACCGCGGCGGGCGTTGTCGTCCTCGGCGGTACCGGCCTCGGCTACGTGTACTTCAAGCTGAACGGCAACATCGACAGCGTCGACATCGACCAGGCGCTCGGCACGCGGCGGCCCGCCAAGGCCGACGACGGCTCGCAGAACATCCTGGTCCTCGGCTCGGACACCCGCGCCGGCGGCAACCGGGAGCTGGGCGGCGGCGCCGACGACGGCAGCGCCCGCTCGGACACGGCGATGATCGTGCACGTCCACGAGGGCCGCAAGAAGGCCAGTGTCGTCTCCATCCCGCGCGACACTCTCATCGACCGCCCGGCGTGCACCGACACCGACGGAACCACGCACGACGCCGCCTCGAACGTCATGTTCAACTCCGCGTACAGCACCGGGGGCGCCGCCTGCGCCGTCAAGACCGTGGAAGCCCTCAGCGGCATCCGCATGGACCACTACCTGGAGGTCGATTTCCGCGGCTTCCAGAAGCTGATCGACGAGCTGGGCGGGGTCACCGTCACCACGACGGAGGACATCCGCGACCCGGAGAGCCACCTCGACCTGGAGCAGGGCACGCACCGGCTCACCGGCGAGCAGGCGCTCGGCCTGGTGCGCACCCGGCACGGCGTCGGCGACGGCTCCGACCTCGGCCGCATCCAGCTCCAGCAGGCCTTCCTCAAGGCGCTGGTCGAGGAGGTCAAGCACGTCGGCCTGTTCACCGGCCCGAAGAAGCTGTACAACCTCGCCGACACCGCCACCCGGGCCGTGACCACCGACTCCGAGCTGGGCTCGGTGAACTCCCTGATGTCCTTCGCGAGCGGCCTGAAGGGCATCAGCGCCTCGAACATGACCATGGTCACCATGCCGGTGCAGTACGACACCGCCGACGCCAACCGCGTCGTCCTCGACGAGAGCAAGGCCGAGCTGGTGTGGACCGCCCTGAAGAACGACCGGCCGATCCCGAAGTCCGCCACCGAGGGCACGGCCACCGGCGAGGCCGAGGGCGTGGTCAGGCCCTGA
- the rho gene encoding transcription termination factor Rho: protein MSDTTDLMGARVEETAAAPATDASAPATGAGSRRRRGTGLEGMVLAELQQVASGLGIRGTARMRKSQLIEVIKEAQGGGASQAASGSGASAKGADAAGEAKPKRRTTSKARTGDDAPAEKAAKAEKKAEAPAEKAVAQQQIEIPGQPAGSAARASEAERGGDDASGERRRRRATAEAGSPDAQGGIAAEAKNESRTEAPGQQGDADGGEGRRRDRRERGRDRRNKGDDQQGGQGQQQRQQQGGQGQSQSQGQSDDDFDGGRRGRRGRYRDRRGRRGRDEMGSSEPQITEDDVLIPVAGILDILDNYAFIRTSGYLPGPNDVYVSLAQVRKNGLRKGDHITGAVRQPKEGERREKFNALVRLDSVNGMAPEHGRGRPEFNKLTPLYPQDRLRLETDPGVLTTRIIDLVSPIGKGQRGLIVAPPKTGKTMIMQAIANAITHNNPECHLMVVLVDERPEEVTDMQRSVKGEVISSTFDRPAEDHTTVAELAIERAKRLVELGHDVVVLLDSITRLGRAYNLAAPASGRILSGGVDSTALYPPKRFFGAARNIEDGGSLTILATALVDTGSRMDEVIFEEFKGTGNMELKLDRKLADKRIFPAVDVDASGTRKEEILLSGEELGIVWKLRRVLHALDQQQAIELLLDKMKQTKSNAEFLLQIQKTTPTPGNGD from the coding sequence GTGAGCGACACCACCGATCTGATGGGCGCACGTGTCGAGGAGACCGCTGCCGCGCCCGCCACGGACGCCTCCGCGCCTGCCACCGGTGCAGGCTCCCGGCGCCGCCGCGGTACCGGCCTCGAGGGCATGGTGCTGGCCGAGCTGCAACAGGTCGCATCCGGCCTCGGTATCAGGGGCACCGCGCGTATGCGCAAGAGCCAGCTGATCGAGGTCATCAAGGAGGCGCAGGGCGGCGGTGCCTCCCAGGCCGCTTCAGGCTCCGGAGCCTCGGCGAAGGGCGCCGACGCGGCCGGCGAGGCCAAGCCCAAGCGGCGCACCACCTCGAAGGCGCGCACGGGTGACGACGCGCCCGCCGAGAAGGCCGCCAAGGCCGAGAAGAAGGCCGAGGCGCCGGCCGAGAAGGCCGTGGCCCAGCAGCAGATCGAGATCCCCGGCCAGCCGGCCGGGAGTGCCGCCCGAGCGAGCGAAGCCGAGCGCGGGGGAGACGACGCCTCCGGCGAGCGCCGCCGTCGCCGGGCCACCGCCGAGGCGGGCAGCCCCGACGCGCAGGGCGGGATCGCGGCCGAGGCGAAGAACGAGTCCAGGACCGAGGCGCCCGGACAGCAGGGTGACGCGGACGGCGGCGAGGGCCGTCGCCGGGACCGCCGCGAGCGTGGCCGGGACCGCCGCAACAAGGGCGACGACCAGCAGGGCGGCCAGGGCCAGCAGCAGCGTCAGCAGCAGGGCGGCCAGGGGCAGAGCCAGAGCCAGGGCCAGAGCGACGACGACTTCGACGGTGGCCGTCGGGGCCGCCGCGGCCGCTACCGGGACCGCCGGGGCCGTCGTGGCCGCGACGAGATGGGCAGCAGCGAGCCGCAGATCACCGAGGACGACGTCCTGATCCCGGTCGCGGGCATTCTGGACATCCTCGACAACTACGCCTTCATTCGCACCTCGGGCTACCTGCCCGGTCCGAACGACGTGTACGTCTCCCTCGCCCAGGTCCGCAAGAACGGGCTGCGCAAGGGCGACCACATCACCGGCGCCGTGCGCCAGCCCAAGGAGGGCGAGCGCCGCGAGAAGTTCAACGCGCTGGTCCGGCTCGACTCCGTCAACGGCATGGCGCCCGAACACGGCCGTGGCCGCCCGGAGTTCAACAAGCTGACCCCGCTCTACCCGCAGGACCGGCTCCGTCTGGAGACCGACCCGGGTGTGCTGACGACCCGGATCATCGACCTCGTGTCGCCGATCGGCAAGGGCCAGCGCGGTCTGATCGTGGCCCCGCCGAAGACCGGCAAGACCATGATCATGCAGGCGATCGCCAACGCGATCACGCACAACAACCCCGAGTGCCACCTGATGGTCGTCCTCGTCGACGAGCGTCCGGAAGAGGTCACCGACATGCAGCGGTCGGTCAAGGGCGAGGTCATCTCCTCGACCTTCGACCGTCCGGCCGAGGACCACACCACGGTCGCCGAGCTCGCCATCGAGCGCGCCAAGCGACTGGTGGAGCTGGGCCACGACGTCGTCGTGCTGCTCGACTCGATCACGCGTCTGGGCCGTGCGTACAACCTCGCCGCCCCGGCCTCCGGCCGCATCCTGTCCGGTGGTGTCGACTCGACCGCCCTGTACCCGCCGAAGCGCTTCTTCGGTGCGGCCCGCAACATCGAGGACGGCGGCTCGCTGACCATCCTCGCCACCGCCCTGGTGGACACCGGGTCCCGCATGGACGAGGTGATCTTCGAGGAGTTCAAGGGCACCGGCAACATGGAGCTCAAGCTCGACCGGAAGCTCGCCGACAAGCGCATCTTCCCGGCGGTGGACGTCGACGCGTCCGGCACCCGCAAGGAGGAGATCCTGCTCAGCGGCGAGGAGCTCGGCATCGTCTGGAAGCTGCGCCGGGTGCTGCACGCGCTCGACCAGCAGCAGGCGATCGAGCTGCTGCTCGACAAGATGAAGCAGACGAAGTCGAACGCCGAGTTCCTGCTGCAGATCCAGAAGACGACGCCGACCCCCGGCAACGGCGACTGA